In one Tripterygium wilfordii isolate XIE 37 chromosome 22, ASM1340144v1, whole genome shotgun sequence genomic region, the following are encoded:
- the LOC119991971 gene encoding protein BIG GRAIN 1-like E, translating to MSTTRIQEPPKFYNKKSSIHGRNDSDELEIFEAARYFSGYNEAHQQQVYNVTATNYTQRSMRGGRKSLDLPMMRNSLPQDSNSKIDRQKQQQDKKYKQPSSPGGRLASFLNSLFNQTGSKKKKKSKSTTQSMKHEDDDQSPSSVRRRRSSSISHFRRSNATSADTKSLYSSSSSGFRTPPVYAQTPIKSYKDLRLTIGKLINHDHYQKRNQDHLYENKAKLSHGSTEKKEQLRKLNDDVDDGAETDSSSDLFELENYDLGFYSSGLPVYETTQMDTVKKSAAPPPPITTRTL from the coding sequence ATGTCCACCACAAGAATTCAAGAACCACCCAAATTCTACAACAAAAAGTCCTCCATCCATGGTAGAAATGATTCTGACGAGCTTGAAATATTTGAGGCTGCAAGGTACTTCTCTGGTTACAATGAAGCTCATCAACAACAAGTCTACAATGTCACAGCAACTAATTACACACAGAGGAGCATGAGAGGAGGAAGAAAAAGCTTGGATTTACCAATGATGAGAAACTCTCTCCCACAAGACTCTAATTCCAAGATTGATCGTCAAAAGCAGCAGCAAGACAAGAAATACAAGCAACCAAGCTCACCTGGAGGTAGACTTGCAAGTTTCTTGAACTCTCTGTTTAACCAAACAGGgtctaagaagaagaagaaatcaaagtcAACCACACAATCCATGAAGCATGAAGATGATGATCAGAGTCCCAGTAgtgtgaggaggaggaggagcagcaGCATTAGTCATTTTCGACGCTCGAATGCGACGTCAGCCGATACAAAGTCCTTGTATTCCTCTTCAAGCTCTGGTTTTAGGACTCCCCCTGTTTATGCTCAAACACCCATCAAGAGTTACAAGGACCTGAGACTCACAATTGGGAAATTGATCAATCATGATCATTATCAGAAGAGGAACCAAGATCATTTGTATGAGAATAAGGCTAAATTGAGCCATGGATCGACAGAGAAGAAGGAGCAATTGAGGAAGTTGAATGATGATGTAGATGATGGAGCAGAGACTGATTCAAGCTCTGATTTGTTTGAATTGGAAAACTATGATCTGGGTTTCTACTCAAGTGGATTACCAGTCTATGAGACTACTCAGATGGACACTGTCAAGAAATcagcagcaccaccaccaccaattaCCACTCGCACTCTATGA